A part of Tachysurus vachellii isolate PV-2020 chromosome 4, HZAU_Pvac_v1, whole genome shotgun sequence genomic DNA contains:
- the LOC132844231 gene encoding golgin subfamily A member 6-like protein 6 gives MASKKDPAWHWKRRKSKSLSPINPAWHRKRRKSKSPPPRMPGSDSSLPVLNLVLCGSDEALKTSVSDLILEDVKTGEVCGHRLRLEVIPALYNTHLSDEEVMQEILRCISLDNPVHAFLFIIPVGPVTDDDKGEIETIQRTFGTKVCDHSLVLFTNKNFNEAAASNFVEQSSEMEELRHMCGDRYMILEKGKKNKYKQVTELIERVTHMKKIYSLQMYIEAQKDGVKQPLEDELTEMKKTKAKQQETCAEGENSNCLRLLLIGKTGNGKSATGNTILGREEFESEMSLTSVTKMCQKGLGEVQGRSVAVVDTPGLFDSTLSNEEVTEEIVKCVSMVAPGPHAFIIVLSLGRFTDEEKQTLNLIKKVFGPDAVKYSMVLFTGGDKLKNKTFHDYLKTGNNPHVNSLIRDCGGRAHLFNNNIEDTKQVSELLKMIEEMIKFNRDNYFTNEMFEKAEMSIQQKQKEMLKEIKEQMQAEGEALKDRYEEELEQMRNNMEKERERLEKERCKREKIFKEREEKMRREYEKKEEEEKEKWLKENQRREEEEKRQTAENNHMMEEMRKELEHQKVKFLQQQTERDEEDRKRAEREREDKERFEQQQKETITQIKLKQEEEVRRRDEEEQKRRKKQEEEKENWKRKMKEAENDKKEIKEEIERKLRELEMRWKEQMEEKEKEYKRTKERHAEELRAQEKNQEKMRKRFEKEREKERNEWQETERRKREQIKREYQESKEKIKQEYEEREKIRKEEWNKRIQEDNKRREEEQKSLQRLKERMEAERQEEMKRREKEDKERKEKADRDYEEMKNDYEKKMKKMETKHQDEARKKAEQINDLEAKYEHHIQDLISKHHHEYKLISDLYESTNKRQHKRGEKCIIT, from the exons ATCCAGCATGGCAttggaagaggaggaagagtaaGAGCCTATCTCCAATAA ATCCAGCATGGCataggaagagaagaaagagtaaGAGCCCACCTCCAAGAA tgCCAGGAAGTGATTCCTCATTGCCAGTGTTGAACTTGGTGTTGTGTGGAAGTGATGAAGCACTAAAGACCTCAGTATCAGATCTAATATTAGAGGATGTGAAGACTGGAGAAGTCTGTGGTCATCGTCTCAGGCTGGAGGTGATACCAGCTCTCTACAACACTCATCTCTCAGATGAGGAAGTGATGCAGGAGATTCTTCGCTGTATCTCTCTTGATAATCCTGTCcatgcttttcttttcatcattCCTGTTGGTCCTGTCACAGATGATGACAAAGGAGAAATAGAGACAATCCAGAGAACCTTTGGTACAAAAGTCTGTGATCATAGTTTAGTTCTTTTTACCAACAAGAACTTTAATGAAGCTGCTGCAAGTAACTTTGTAGAGCAAAGTTCAGAAATGGAAGAACTTCGACACATGTGTGGGGACAGATATATGATcttggagaaaggaaaaaaaaataaatacaaacaggtGACAGAACTGATAGAGAGAGTAACACATATGAAGAAGATTTATTCTCTCCAAATGTATATTGAGGCACAGAAAGATGGAGTTAAACAGCCACTAGAGGATGAATTGACTGAAATGAAGAAgacaaaagcaaaacaacagGAAACAT GTGCAGAGGGTGAAAACTCCAACTGtttgagattattactgattgggaaaacaggaaatggaaagagtGCAACAGGAAACACTATTCTAGGAAGAGAAGAATTTGAGAGTGAAATGAGCTTGACATCTGTGACAAAAATGTGTCAGAAGGGATTGGGAGAAGTACAGGGCAGATCAGTAGCTGTTGTGGACACTCCAGGACTCTTTGACTCCACACTCTCAAATGAAGAAGTAACAGAAGAAATTGTGAAATGTGTCTCAATGGTGGCACCAGGACCACATGCCTTCATCATTGTGCTGAGTTTGGGAAGGTTTACTGATGAAGAGAAGCAAACACTGAATCTGATTAAGAAGGTGTTTGGTCCTGATGCTGTAAAGTACAGTATGGTGCTGTTTACTGGAGGagataaactgaaaaataaaacatttcatgatTATCTTAAAACTGGTAATAATCCACATGTGAACAGTCTAATCAGAGACTGTGGTGGAAGAGCTCACTTGTTTAATAACAATATAGAAGATACCAAACAAGTTAGTGAGCTTCTCAAAATGATCGAAGAAATGATAAAGTTCAACAGGGACAATTACTTTACTAATGAGATGTTTGAGAAAGCAGAGATGTCAAtacaacagaaacagaaggagatgCTAAAAGAGATAAAGGAGCAGATGCAAGCTGAAGGAGAGGCTCTGAAGGACAGATATGAAGAAGAACTGGAACAGATGAGGAATAatatggagaaagagagagagagattggaaaAGGAAAGatgtaaaagggaaaaaatatttaaggagAGGGAAGAAAAAATGAGGCGAGAAtatgagaagaaagaagaagaagagaaagagaaatggttGAAAGAGAAccaaagaagagaagaagaggaaaaacgACAGACTGCAGAAAATAATCACATGATGGAGGAGATGAGGAAAGAACTAGAACATCAAAAAGTTAAATTTCTCCAACAGCAAACTGAAAGAGATGAGGAAGACAGAAaaagggcagagagagagagagaggataaagaACGCtttgaacaacaacaaaaggaaacaattacacaaataaaactcaaaCAGGAAGAAGAAGTCCGAAGGAGAGATGAGGAAgaacaaaagagaagaaaaaaacaggaagaagagaaagaaaactggaagagaaaaatgaaggaggctgaaaatgataaaaaagaaatcaaggaAGAAATTGAAAGGAAACTGAGAGAATTGGAAATGAGATGGAAAGAACagatggaagagaaagagaaagaatacAAGAGAACAAAAGAGAGACATGCTGAAGAACTGAGAGCACAAGAGAAAAATCAGGAGAAAATGAGGAAAAGAtttgaaaaggaaagagaaaaagagagaaatgagtgGCAGGAGACAGAAAGGAGGAAACGAGAGCAAATAAAGAGAGAGTATCAGGaaagtaaagagaaaataaagcagGAGTATGAAGAACGggaaaaaataaggaaagaagAATGGAATAAAAGAATCCAAGAAGAcaataaaagaagagaagaggagcaAAAGAGTCTACAGAGACTGAAAGAAAGGATGGAAGCAGAAAGgcaagaggaaatgaaaaggagagagaaagaagataaagagagaaaagaaaaagcagacaGAGACTAtgaggaaatgaaaaatgactatgagaagaaaatgaaaaaaatggagACCAAACATCAGGATGAGGCTAGAAAAAAAGCAGAGCAGATTAATGACCTAGAGGCAAAATATGAACATCACATACAAGACTTGATTAGCAAACATCACCATGAATATAAACTTATCAGTGATCTGTATGAAAGTACAAATAAAAGGCAACATAAAAGAGGAGAGAAGTGCATTATCACCTAA